The proteins below are encoded in one region of Oenanthe melanoleuca isolate GR-GAL-2019-014 chromosome 4A, OMel1.0, whole genome shotgun sequence:
- the LOC130253293 gene encoding ubiquitin carboxyl-terminal hydrolase 12-like isoform X1, with protein sequence MEALVTVRRLAAVCTMGANASALEKEIGPEQFPVNEHYFGLVNFGNTCYCNSVLQALYFCRPFREKVLAYKVQPRKKESLLTCLSDLFNSIATQKKKVGVIPPKKFISRLRKENELFDNYMQQDAHEFLNYLLNTIADLLQEEKKQEKQNGKLQNGSIESEEGDKADLTWVHEIFQGTLTNETRCLNCEAVSSKDEDFLDLSVDVEQNTSITHCLRGFSNTETLCSEYKYYCEQCRSKQEAQKRMRVKKLPMILALHLKRFKYMDQLHRYTKLSYRVVFPLELRLFNTSGDATNPDRMYDLVAVVVHCGSGPNRGHYITIVKSHGFWLLFDDDIVEKIDAQAIEEFYGLTSDISKNSESGYILFYQSRD encoded by the exons ATGGAGGCGCTGGTGACGGTGCGGAGACTCGCCGCCGTCTGTACCATG GGCGCCAATGCCTCTGCTTTGGAGAAAGAGATTGGTCCTGAGCAGTTCCCTGTGAATGAGCATTATTTTGGCTTGGTCAAT TTCGGCAATACCTGCTACTGCAACTCGGTCTTACAGGCACTTTATTTTTGTCGACCATTTCGGGAAAAAGTTTTGGCATACAAGGTGCAGCCACGAAAGAAGGAAAGCCTCCTGACCTGCCTCTCTGATCTCTTCAACAGTATTGCCACCCAAAAGAAGAAGGTGGGAGTCATCCCACCCAAGAAATTCATTTCCCGcctgaggaaagaaaatg AATTATTTGATAATTACATGCAGCAGGATGCACACGAATTCCTCAACTACCTACTGAACACTATTGCTGACTTActgcaagaggagaaaaagcaggagaagcagaatgGGAAGCTCCAGAATGGCAGCATTGAGAGTGAAGAAGGAGACAAGGCTGATCTGACGTGGGTCCATGAAATCTTCCAAGGAACACTAACCAATGAAACCAGATGTCTTAACTGTGAGGCT gttaGTAGCAAAGATGAGGACTTTCTGGACCTCTCGGTTGATGTGGAACAAAATACATCAATTACACATTGtctaag GGGATTTAGTAACACTGAAACTCTATGCAGTGAATACAAATATTACTGTGAGCAGTGTCGCAGCAAGCAGGAGGCACAGAAGAG gatgagGGTGAAGAAGCTGCCCATGATCCTGGCCCTGCACCTGAAGAGGTTCAAGTACATGGACCAGCTGCACCGTTACACCAAGCTGTCCTACAGGGTGGTGTTCCCGCTGGAGCTGCGCCTGTTCAACACCTCGGGGGACGCCACCAACCCCGACAGGATGTACGACCTGGTGGCCGTGGTGGTGCACTGCGGCAG tggcCCAAACCGTGGGCATTACATCACCATTGTGAAGAGCCATGGATTCTGGCTGCTGTTTGATGATGACATTGTAGAG